A single genomic interval of Hevea brasiliensis isolate MT/VB/25A 57/8 chromosome 4, ASM3005281v1, whole genome shotgun sequence harbors:
- the LOC110640519 gene encoding uncharacterized protein LOC110640519: MSLISKLRCITVDVTGTLIAYKGELGDYYCMAAKSVGLPCPDYKRVHDGFKLAYTDMAKNYPCFGHAAKMPNIVWWKTCVRNSFIKAGYDYDEETFEKIFRRIYASFGSSAPYTIFPDSQPFLRWAREKGLLVGLVSNAEYRYQDVILPALGLDQGSKWDFGVFSGLEGVEKPDPRIYEIALERAGNIAPEEVLHIGDSMRKDYRPAKSVGMHALLLDRFKTPDAEEWRKSGAVVLPDLVSVQELLTLGTLTC; this comes from the exons ATGTCTCTGATATCAAAATTACGCTGTATCACTGTGGATGTCACTGGTACACTCATAGCTTACAAAGGTGAGCTTGGTGACTACTATTGCATGGCAGCAAagtctgttggactgccatgccCGGACTACAAGCGTGTGCATGATGGCTTCAAACTTGCATATACTGATATGGCAAAAAATTATCCATGTTTTGGGCATGCAGCTAAAATGCCTAACATTGTCTGGTGGAAAACATGTGTGAGAAATTCCTTCATCAAG GCTGGATATGATTATGATGAAGAGACTTTTGAGAAAATCTTCCGGCGCATATATGCATCATTTGGTTCATCTGCCCCTTATACTATATTTCCAGACTCCCAACCTTTCCTGAGATGGGCACGTGAAAAGGGACTTCTAGTTGGGCTTGTTAGCAACGCAGAATACCGTTATCAGGATGTGATCCTTCCAGCCTTGGGTTTGGATCAG GGGTCAAAGTGGGACTTTGGTGTTTTCTCTGGTCTTGAAGGTGTAGAGAAGCCGGATCCAAGGATTTACGAAATTGCCCTTGAGAGGGCTGGAAATATTGCACCAGAAGAAGTTCTGCACATTGGGGATAGCATGCGGAAAGACTACAGGCCGGCAAAGAGTGTGGGGATGCACGCATTACTATTGGATAGGTTTAAGACTCCAGATGCTGAGGAGTGGAGAAAATCTGGTGCAGTTGTGCTTCCTGACTTGGTGTCTGTACAAGAGTTGCTCACCTTAGGGACATTGACATGCTGA